Proteins encoded by one window of Clostridium cagae:
- a CDS encoding thiol-activated cytolysin family protein → MKTTKKLLKSFAQGLLAVMLINGFSYISDFKTNNNVFLSNITENNSEKEIMDKNIVAENISDETKNVASDNKTDNILSEKNVLDEETQTDDDLLNTDSVQTINPITINPIVDPIKSIEEPIIEDIPLIRDTLKNEINDIDKNIYGLSYNPDKILSSKGESIDSFVPAEGFDAPNKYIVVKREKKSISDSTADISIIDSINDRTYPGAIQLANRNLVENKPDIISCKRKPITISVDLPGMSDDGSKVVNSPTYSTINASINSLLDTWNTKYSSKYTIPTRMSYTDAMVYSKSQLSTMFGCNLKILDKALNIDFNSIFKGEKQTMVVAYKQIFYTVSVDAPEKPSDVFGDNVSFEELALKGVNNENPPAYVSNVAYGRTIYVKLETTSKSANVKAAFKALISNQDISGNTEYEDILDQSSFTATVLGGGAEEHNKVITKDFNEIRNIIQNNSVYSPKNPGYPISYTSTFLKDNRIATVNNKTDYIETTATEYTNGKIVLDHSGAYVAQFEVTWDEVSYDKDGNEIIEHKAWSGNDRDKTAHFNTEIYLKGNTRNICVKAWECTGLAWEWWRQVIDAQNIPLVKERTFSIWGTTLYPKKSVEPEI, encoded by the coding sequence ATGAAAACTACTAAAAAACTTCTCAAATCATTTGCTCAAGGATTATTAGCGGTTATGCTTATCAATGGATTTTCATATATTAGTGATTTTAAAACTAATAATAATGTTTTTCTATCAAACATAACAGAAAATAATTCCGAAAAAGAAATTATGGATAAAAATATAGTTGCTGAAAATATTAGTGATGAAACAAAAAATGTTGCATCAGATAATAAAACAGATAATATTTTATCTGAAAAAAATGTATTAGATGAGGAAACACAAACAGATGATGACTTATTAAATACAGATTCTGTACAAACTATTAATCCCATTACTATTAACCCTATAGTTGATCCTATCAAATCTATTGAAGAACCAATTATAGAAGATATACCTCTTATAAGAGATACTTTAAAAAATGAGATTAATGATATTGATAAAAATATCTATGGCTTATCATATAACCCTGATAAGATACTATCTTCAAAAGGTGAAAGCATTGATAGCTTTGTACCTGCTGAAGGTTTTGATGCTCCAAATAAATATATTGTAGTAAAAAGAGAAAAGAAAAGTATATCTGACTCTACTGCAGATATTTCAATAATAGATTCAATAAATGATAGAACTTACCCTGGTGCTATTCAACTTGCAAATAGAAATCTTGTTGAAAATAAACCTGATATAATTTCTTGTAAAAGAAAACCAATTACTATAAGTGTTGATTTACCTGGTATGAGTGATGATGGCAGTAAAGTTGTTAATTCACCAACATATTCTACTATTAACGCTTCAATAAATTCCTTACTAGATACGTGGAATACTAAATATTCATCTAAATATACTATTCCTACAAGAATGAGTTACACTGATGCTATGGTCTATAGTAAATCTCAACTTTCTACAATGTTTGGTTGCAATTTAAAAATTTTAGATAAAGCATTGAATATAGATTTTAATTCTATATTTAAAGGCGAAAAACAAACTATGGTTGTTGCATATAAACAAATCTTCTATACAGTAAGTGTAGATGCACCTGAAAAACCTTCAGATGTATTTGGTGATAATGTAAGCTTTGAGGAATTAGCTTTAAAAGGTGTAAATAATGAAAACCCACCTGCTTATGTTTCAAACGTTGCATATGGTAGAACAATTTATGTAAAACTTGAAACAACTTCTAAGAGTGCAAATGTTAAAGCAGCATTTAAAGCCTTAATATCTAACCAAGATATTAGTGGTAATACAGAATATGAAGATATTCTAGATCAAAGTTCATTTACAGCTACAGTTCTTGGTGGTGGTGCTGAGGAGCATAACAAAGTAATTACTAAGGATTTTAATGAAATAAGAAATATTATACAAAATAACTCAGTATATAGCCCTAAAAATCCTGGGTATCCTATTTCATATACAAGTACATTTTTAAAAGATAATAGAATTGCCACTGTAAATAATAAAACAGACTATATAGAAACAACTGCAACAGAATATACAAATGGTAAAATAGTACTTGATCATAGTGGTGCTTATGTTGCTCAATTTGAAGTGACTTGGGATGAAGTTAGTTATGATAAAGACGGTAATGAAATAATAGAACATAAAGCTTGGTCTGGAAATGATCGAGATAAAACTGCTCATTTTAACACAGAAATATATCTAAAAGGAAATACTAGAAATATATGTGTTAAGGCATGGGAATGTACAGGCCTTGCATGGGAATGGTGGAGACAGGTTATAGATGCTCAGAATATACCACTAGTAAAAGAGAGAACATTTTCAATATGGGGTACAACATTGTATCCTAAAAAATCTGTTGAACCAGAAATTTAA
- a CDS encoding EcsC family protein, with the protein MRKLVSKKEKVLIKQLKLIDKKEDKLLIDRKESFLNKKISPYKNKLEEKIPDKLQNTLQAAFEKGFNVVFKKGIKIIEKSFDKEKINEDFNINDYAVNIQTNKKNIKNIDKKTNTKVLLNKSISVLEGGILGILGIGLPDIPIFIGVILKTIYEISLGYGFSYDNDDEKIYILNIICSAMTTGEEKRIYLNEIDKIAEQIDKGIKVERNVDELIKETSNKMAISMLTSKFIQGLPIIGVMGSVTNYKTIKEISKIAKVKYKKRYLIKLK; encoded by the coding sequence ATGAGAAAACTTGTATCTAAAAAAGAAAAAGTTTTAATAAAGCAATTAAAATTAATTGATAAAAAAGAAGATAAGCTATTGATAGATCGGAAAGAAAGCTTTTTGAATAAAAAAATATCACCATATAAAAATAAATTAGAAGAAAAAATACCGGATAAGCTTCAAAATACATTGCAAGCAGCATTTGAAAAAGGTTTTAATGTTGTTTTTAAAAAAGGTATTAAGATAATTGAAAAGAGTTTTGATAAAGAAAAAATAAATGAAGATTTTAATATAAATGACTATGCAGTTAATATTCAAACCAATAAGAAAAATATAAAAAATATTGATAAAAAAACAAATACCAAAGTATTATTAAATAAATCAATAAGCGTGTTGGAAGGAGGAATATTGGGAATTTTGGGGATAGGGTTACCTGATATTCCAATATTTATAGGCGTTATACTTAAAACTATTTATGAAATAAGTTTGGGATATGGCTTTTCTTACGATAATGATGATGAAAAAATATATATTTTAAATATCATTTGTAGTGCTATGACTACAGGAGAAGAAAAAAGAATTTATCTCAATGAGATTGATAAAATAGCAGAACAAATAGATAAGGGAATTAAGGTAGAACGCAATGTAGATGAATTAATTAAGGAAACATCTAACAAAATGGCAATTTCAATGTTAACAAGTAAATTTATACAGGGATTACCTATAATTGGAGTTATGGGCAGTGTTACTAATTATAAAACAATAAAAGAAATAAGTAAAATTGCTAAAGTGAAATATAAAAAGCGATATTTAATAAAACTTAAATAG
- a CDS encoding EamA family transporter, whose product MNLLKSSLFVFLGACCYGVLSTLVKLAYNDGFVFKDVVMSQFLFGWLIMLIIMLISSRKTITIKQFVSLALIGISTCATTVFYYLSLESIPASFAVVLLFQFTWIGVLIESIVDKKFPSKIKILSIIILFIGTILASGVINSNNFKWSFSGILFGLMAALSYSLFVFFSGRVETQIPSVNRSFCVTTGALLVAFAICPNYFSNGCLSQGIWKYGIILGIFGAVLPVLFFAIGTPKLSTGLSTILGAGELPVAIIASIVILKEEVSMTKWVGVIIILMGVALPQLINLKNNNSIKFYKEPDTNLS is encoded by the coding sequence ATGAATTTATTAAAAAGTTCTTTATTTGTATTCTTAGGAGCTTGTTGTTATGGAGTGCTATCAACGCTAGTAAAATTAGCATATAATGATGGGTTTGTATTTAAAGATGTTGTTATGAGTCAATTTTTATTTGGATGGTTAATTATGTTAATCATAATGTTAATCTCATCTAGAAAAACTATTACGATAAAACAGTTCGTTTCACTAGCATTAATCGGAATAAGTACATGTGCAACAACTGTTTTTTATTACTTATCTCTTGAAAGTATTCCAGCATCATTTGCTGTTGTACTATTATTTCAATTTACATGGATTGGAGTATTGATTGAATCCATAGTAGATAAGAAATTTCCATCAAAAATAAAAATATTATCTATTATAATATTATTTATTGGAACTATATTAGCTAGTGGAGTAATTAATAGTAATAACTTTAAGTGGAGCTTTAGTGGAATATTATTTGGACTTATGGCAGCGCTTTCATATTCGCTATTTGTATTTTTTAGTGGAAGAGTGGAAACTCAAATACCGTCAGTTAATAGAAGCTTTTGTGTAACAACAGGAGCATTATTAGTTGCCTTTGCTATTTGTCCAAACTATTTCTCTAATGGATGCTTATCACAAGGAATATGGAAATATGGAATTATATTAGGCATATTTGGTGCTGTATTACCAGTATTATTCTTTGCTATAGGAACACCTAAATTAAGTACAGGCCTATCAACTATTCTTGGAGCAGGAGAATTACCAGTAGCTATTATAGCGTCTATTGTTATTCTAAAAGAAGAGGTTTCTATGACAAAGTGGGTAGGAGTTATAATAATTTTAATGGGGGTTGCATTACCACAGTTAATAAATCTAAAAAACAACAATTCAATAAAATTTTACAAAGAACCTGATACCAACTTATCATAA
- a CDS encoding cytochrome c biogenesis protein/redoxin yields the protein MFEGITSVSNVSYLLVFFEGIVSFLSPCVLPLIPLYIGYLAGNAKKQNNDGTYTYERKKVLFHTIFFVLGISTAFFILGISFTTIGTFLNNNKTIFTKISGIIIIILGLFQMGIFEFKFLQRERKLKINLNGKKVNPLIAYIMGFTFSFAWTPCVGPALSSVLILASSAKDAAIGNLLVLIYCLGFVIPFLILGLFTTQALNFIKNNKNVMKYTIKIGGVLMIIMGVMTFTGWLNNVTGYLNQVGSNENTKLTSEEKEEIKREEQYIKESEERNNSNSTNSSNENIEKEPLQPSFDFTLKDQYGNVHKLSDYKGKTVFLNFWATWCPPCRMEMPHIEELYKEFNYNKDDIIILGVAQPGGEEKDKDGIKQFLNNQGFTFPVVFDERGEVFNNYRIMSMPTTFMIDKDGNIYGYVSGALSKDQMKSIINETKEK from the coding sequence GTGTTTGAAGGAATAACCTCTGTAAGTAATGTAAGTTATTTATTAGTATTTTTTGAGGGGATAGTTTCATTTCTATCCCCTTGTGTATTACCTTTAATACCACTTTACATTGGATATTTAGCGGGAAATGCTAAAAAACAAAATAATGATGGTACATATACTTATGAAAGAAAAAAAGTATTATTTCACACTATATTTTTTGTACTAGGAATTTCAACAGCTTTTTTCATACTAGGAATTTCATTTACCACAATAGGAACATTTCTTAATAATAATAAAACGATTTTCACTAAAATTAGTGGAATTATTATAATTATTTTAGGTTTATTCCAAATGGGAATTTTTGAATTTAAATTTTTGCAAAGAGAACGTAAACTAAAAATAAACTTAAATGGAAAAAAGGTAAATCCTTTAATAGCTTATATAATGGGATTTACATTTAGCTTTGCATGGACACCTTGTGTTGGTCCAGCATTATCATCAGTTTTAATTCTTGCATCAAGTGCTAAAGATGCAGCTATTGGAAATTTATTGGTTTTAATATATTGCTTAGGCTTTGTAATACCATTTTTAATATTAGGTCTTTTTACAACTCAAGCTTTAAATTTTATAAAAAATAATAAAAATGTTATGAAGTATACAATAAAAATAGGTGGAGTCCTAATGATAATTATGGGAGTAATGACTTTTACAGGATGGTTAAATAATGTTACAGGTTATTTAAATCAAGTAGGAAGTAATGAAAATACTAAATTAACCTCAGAAGAAAAAGAGGAAATTAAAAGAGAAGAACAATATATTAAAGAGTCAGAAGAAAGAAATAATTCTAATAGTACAAATTCAAGTAATGAAAATATAGAAAAGGAACCTTTGCAACCATCATTTGATTTTACGTTAAAGGATCAGTATGGAAATGTTCATAAATTATCTGATTATAAAGGTAAAACTGTATTTTTAAATTTCTGGGCGACATGGTGTCCACCATGTCGTATGGAGATGCCTCATATAGAAGAGTTATATAAAGAATTTAATTATAATAAAGATGATATTATAATTTTAGGAGTAGCACAACCTGGTGGAGAAGAAAAAGATAAAGATGGAATAAAACAGTTTTTAAATAATCAAGGATTTACATTCCCAGTAGTTTTTGATGAGCGCGGCGAGGTATTTAATAATTACAGAATAATGTCTATGCCAACTACATTTATGATAGATAAAGATGGAAATATTTATGGATATGTAAGTGGTGCTTTAAGCAAGGATCAAATGAAAAGTATAATAAATGAAACTAAAGAAAAATAG
- a CDS encoding oleate hydratase, whose product MGKKMKKNNNVNILLTLGAITGVATVATLGINKVKNKAKNKIFTQSFEYINNDDKQVYFVGGGLGSLAGAAYLIRDCNFKGENIHIIEGMKILGGSNDGGGNPVNGFICRGGRMLNEETYENFWELFSSIPSLEFPGKSVTEEILNFDHLHPTHAQARLVDKDGVIQDVKSMGFNKVDRLALGKLMVTPEEKLDDMTIEEWFQHTPHFFETNFWYMWQTTFAFQKWSSLFEFKRYMERMIFEFSRIETLEGVTRTTYNQYESVIMPLKSYLERFGVDFSINATVTDLDFKEGEKITVTAIHIKDSEGEKTIELKDDDVCIMTNGCMTDNATLGDYSTPAEYKPDNPMSSELWKKVAKKKIGLGNPEPFFKHPEQTNWESFTVTCKGNKLLKLIEHFSENIPGSGALMTFKDSSWLMSIVIAAQPHFKNQPLDTTIFWGYGLYTDREGDYVKKPMRDCTGEEILIELLHHLHFEDKFDEIKESIVNVIPCMMPYIDSQFQPRKMSDRPKVVPDGSTNFAMISQFVEIPEDMVFTEEYSVRAARIAVYTLFNIKHKKICPVTQYKKNPKILKQALKKSYS is encoded by the coding sequence ATGGGTAAGAAGATGAAAAAAAATAATAATGTCAATATATTACTTACTTTAGGTGCAATAACAGGAGTAGCAACAGTAGCAACTTTAGGGATAAATAAAGTTAAAAACAAAGCTAAAAATAAAATTTTCACACAATCATTTGAATATATTAACAATGACGACAAACAGGTATACTTCGTAGGTGGAGGATTGGGCTCATTAGCTGGAGCAGCTTATCTTATAAGAGATTGCAATTTTAAAGGTGAAAATATTCATATTATAGAGGGGATGAAAATACTCGGAGGTAGCAATGATGGTGGTGGTAATCCAGTTAATGGATTTATATGCCGTGGTGGAAGAATGCTCAATGAAGAAACATATGAAAACTTCTGGGAACTATTTTCTAGTATTCCATCATTAGAGTTTCCAGGAAAAAGCGTTACTGAGGAAATTTTAAATTTTGATCATTTACATCCTACACATGCACAAGCTAGATTAGTTGACAAAGATGGTGTAATACAAGATGTAAAAAGTATGGGATTTAATAAGGTAGATCGATTAGCACTTGGAAAACTAATGGTAACTCCAGAGGAAAAGCTAGATGATATGACTATTGAAGAATGGTTTCAACATACACCACATTTTTTTGAAACTAATTTTTGGTATATGTGGCAAACAACATTTGCATTCCAAAAGTGGTCTAGTTTATTTGAATTTAAGCGTTATATGGAACGTATGATATTTGAATTTTCACGTATTGAAACTTTAGAAGGAGTAACCCGTACAACATATAATCAATATGAATCAGTTATTATGCCATTAAAGTCTTATCTAGAAAGATTTGGAGTAGATTTTAGTATTAATGCAACTGTAACAGATTTAGATTTTAAAGAAGGAGAAAAAATTACAGTTACTGCAATACACATAAAGGATTCAGAAGGAGAAAAAACAATTGAATTAAAAGATGATGATGTATGTATTATGACAAATGGATGTATGACTGATAATGCAACATTAGGGGATTATAGTACACCAGCAGAGTATAAACCTGATAACCCAATGTCAAGTGAACTTTGGAAAAAGGTAGCTAAAAAGAAGATTGGTCTTGGAAATCCAGAACCATTTTTTAAACACCCAGAACAAACAAATTGGGAAAGCTTTACTGTAACTTGTAAAGGAAATAAATTATTAAAGCTTATAGAACATTTTTCAGAAAATATCCCTGGCAGTGGAGCACTAATGACTTTTAAAGATTCAAGTTGGCTAATGAGTATAGTTATAGCAGCTCAACCACACTTTAAAAACCAACCACTAGATACTACTATTTTTTGGGGATATGGATTATATACTGACAGAGAAGGGGACTATGTAAAGAAGCCTATGCGTGATTGTACTGGAGAAGAAATTTTAATAGAATTATTACATCATTTGCACTTTGAAGATAAATTTGATGAGATAAAAGAATCTATAGTTAATGTTATTCCGTGCATGATGCCATATATAGATTCACAATTTCAACCACGTAAGATGAGTGATCGTCCTAAAGTTGTTCCTGATGGATCAACAAATTTTGCAATGATTAGCCAATTTGTTGAAATACCAGAAGATATGGTATTTACAGAAGAGTATTCTGTACGTGCAGCTAGGATTGCAGTATATACTTTATTTAATATAAAGCATAAAAAAATTTGTCCTGTAACACAATATAAAAAGAATCCTAAGATATTAAAGCAAGCGTTAAAAAAGTCTTATAGTTAA
- a CDS encoding 4Fe-4S binding protein, with translation MNKFLVLWKKYSFVALMMFILLGLFDARIALLAIICMVAPIIVSLFKGRFWCGNLCPRGSFYDNVVSKFSNKRKVPKFLKSYYFRAIVFAGMMTMFGLGIKQNLGNLYGIGMVFYRMIVVTTVIGIVLSLFYNHRTWCNFCPMGSVASIISKFKKSKKVLQVSSSCVSCKMCEKKCPLGIVPYEYKGDILSHPDCIQCGQCVSVCPKNAVGYDKITLK, from the coding sequence ATGAATAAGTTTTTAGTATTATGGAAAAAGTATTCATTTGTAGCATTAATGATGTTTATTTTACTAGGATTATTTGATGCAAGAATAGCATTATTAGCCATTATATGTATGGTTGCACCTATAATTGTTTCTTTATTTAAAGGGAGATTTTGGTGTGGGAATTTATGTCCAAGAGGAAGTTTTTATGATAATGTAGTATCTAAATTTAGTAATAAAAGAAAAGTACCTAAATTTTTAAAATCTTATTATTTTAGAGCTATAGTTTTTGCAGGTATGATGACTATGTTTGGTTTAGGAATAAAGCAAAACTTAGGAAATTTATATGGCATTGGCATGGTATTTTATAGAATGATTGTAGTAACTACTGTAATTGGAATAGTATTATCTTTATTTTATAATCATAGAACTTGGTGTAATTTCTGTCCAATGGGAAGTGTAGCATCAATAATATCGAAATTTAAAAAGAGTAAAAAGGTACTACAAGTATCATCTTCATGTGTATCATGTAAAATGTGTGAAAAAAAATGTCCTTTAGGAATAGTTCCTTATGAATATAAGGGGGATATCTTAAGTCATCCTGATTGTATACAATGTGGACAATGTGTATCAGTATGTCCTAAAAATGCAGTTGGATATGATAAAATCACATTAAAATAG
- a CDS encoding ankyrin repeat domain-containing protein has translation MGENIKSNLEDIDKKDSRGRTPLINSIVQRKAIDVIESIIMVGANLELIDKLGDTALKKAIKFKRIDVVELLIKHGVNIQSENIENSPWFFTRKNKKIADILLDTKGAIRLTLSRDEENTLEELLYNEDIDYICSKIENLDSSEILHAFILEFNYDDEWLPIISVLKNENCKEITAIEIIELLTDGNIADLKLIDEKIFNLLKSTNIIDLKKRLSN, from the coding sequence ATGGGAGAAAATATAAAATCTAATTTGGAAGATATAGATAAAAAAGATAGTAGAGGAAGAACTCCACTTATAAATTCAATAGTTCAAAGAAAGGCAATAGATGTTATAGAGTCTATAATAATGGTTGGAGCTAATTTAGAGTTAATAGATAAATTAGGAGATACTGCATTGAAAAAAGCCATAAAATTCAAAAGAATAGATGTAGTAGAATTACTAATTAAACATGGAGTTAATATTCAAAGCGAAAATATAGAAAATTCTCCATGGTTTTTTACTAGAAAAAATAAAAAAATAGCAGATATATTATTAGATACAAAAGGAGCTATAAGATTAACATTAAGTAGGGATGAAGAAAATACATTAGAAGAACTTTTATATAATGAAGATATAGATTATATATGTTCAAAAATAGAAAATTTAGATTCGTCAGAGATATTACATGCATTTATATTAGAATTTAATTATGATGATGAGTGGCTACCTATAATAAGCGTATTAAAGAATGAAAACTGCAAAGAAATAACAGCAATAGAAATAATAGAATTATTAACAGATGGAAATATAGCAGATTTAAAACTTATTGATGAAAAAATATTTAATTTATTGAAAAGTACAAATATAATTGATTTAAAGAAGCGCTTGAGCAATTAG
- the trxA gene encoding thioredoxin: MAKIINSREFMEKVENTKGVVMVDFFADWCGPCKMLAPIFEDLSNEFNDKAKLFKLNVDQSGEIAQKYGVFSIPTMIIFKDGKAVENLTGFMPKENITNKLKAHL, encoded by the coding sequence ATGGCTAAAATTATAAATAGTAGAGAGTTTATGGAAAAGGTAGAAAATACTAAAGGTGTAGTTATGGTTGATTTTTTTGCAGATTGGTGTGGTCCATGTAAGATGTTAGCTCCAATATTTGAAGACCTTAGTAATGAATTTAATGATAAAGCTAAATTATTTAAATTAAATGTAGATCAAAGTGGAGAAATAGCACAAAAATATGGTGTATTTTCTATTCCTACAATGATAATATTCAAAGATGGAAAAGCAGTAGAAAATTTAACTGGATTTATGCCAAAAGAAAATATAACAAATAAATTAAAGGCTCATTTATAA
- a CDS encoding stalk domain-containing protein produces the protein MKITKRVLGSAIALTVIMGVPQYVSANVLTTANNVVTTTNQDVFNMPKFSTAWGSVKEKGDKQIHIKNSSNINNDMILNISDETKIIDAVSGLPVAINDIDINDDIYAYTSRIMTMSLPPITNAELVIVNIPQDFKVPNYIEVQNIVKNDDGSVTVTSDDGLLQATLDKDTNMSPYLTRNIVTTDNIEVGSKLVLWTKYDVNGVQTLQLPEKVNVEKCMIMPYEYSGVIKASADKLNINGEDISFKYSEAPFMEGETLMLPLNLVSEKLGYEVKPFNKTTMLNITKEGSKTYTVAIDSEMLKTEDTGHYLRNKTMVKNNTIFVSSELFNLAENAKVVVE, from the coding sequence ATGAAAATAACGAAAAGAGTCTTAGGAAGTGCTATAGCATTGACAGTAATTATGGGAGTGCCACAATATGTATCTGCCAATGTACTAACAACAGCAAACAATGTGGTAACAACAACAAATCAAGACGTATTTAATATGCCAAAATTCTCAACAGCATGGGGAAGCGTAAAGGAGAAAGGTGATAAGCAAATTCATATTAAAAATTCAAGTAACATAAATAATGATATGATATTAAATATATCTGATGAAACTAAGATAATAGATGCAGTTAGTGGATTACCAGTTGCCATTAATGATATAGATATAAATGATGATATTTATGCATATACTAGCCGAATAATGACAATGAGCTTACCACCAATTACAAATGCAGAACTTGTTATTGTTAACATTCCACAAGATTTTAAAGTACCTAATTATATTGAAGTTCAAAATATAGTTAAAAATGATGATGGAAGTGTAACTGTTACAAGTGATGATGGTTTATTACAAGCAACTTTAGATAAAGATACTAATATGTCACCATATTTAACAAGAAATATTGTAACTACTGATAATATAGAAGTAGGATCAAAATTAGTTTTATGGACAAAGTATGATGTAAATGGAGTACAAACTCTACAACTTCCAGAAAAGGTTAATGTAGAAAAATGCATGATAATGCCTTATGAATATAGTGGAGTAATAAAAGCTTCTGCAGATAAATTAAATATTAATGGAGAAGATATTAGTTTTAAATATAGCGAAGCTCCATTTATGGAAGGTGAAACATTAATGCTTCCGTTAAATTTAGTTTCAGAAAAACTTGGATATGAAGTTAAGCCTTTTAATAAAACAACTATGCTTAACATTACAAAAGAAGGTTCTAAAACTTATACTGTAGCTATTGATAGCGAGATGTTAAAAACAGAAGATACTGGGCATTATTTAAGAAATAAAACAATGGTAAAAAATAATACTATATTTGTAAGCTCAGAATTATTTAACTTAGCTGAAAATGCTAAGGTAGTAGTAGAATAG
- the lepB gene encoding signal peptidase I: MEEIKKETISSKIIFLKDWLIPILIALILGILINKFMFFSVFVPTGSMIPTINEDNKALVTRVNNLSSITRGDIIVFQSDELNLTLVKRLIGLPGDKIKIQNGVVFINGEELVEDYVKNKDYSYSGEFDIPEGKYFFLGDNRPASNDARLWKNPYIDGSDIKGKFKFIFYPFEDFGFAK, translated from the coding sequence GTGGAAGAAATAAAAAAAGAAACTATATCAAGTAAAATTATCTTTTTAAAAGATTGGCTTATACCTATACTTATCGCACTCATACTCGGAATTTTAATAAATAAATTTATGTTTTTTAGTGTTTTTGTTCCCACTGGCTCTATGATTCCAACTATAAATGAAGATAACAAAGCACTTGTAACTAGAGTTAATAATCTATCTAGTATTACAAGGGGAGATATAATAGTATTTCAATCTGATGAGCTTAATTTAACATTAGTAAAAAGGTTAATTGGTTTGCCTGGTGATAAAATAAAAATTCAAAATGGAGTTGTATTTATTAATGGTGAAGAATTAGTTGAAGATTATGTAAAGAATAAAGATTATTCTTATTCTGGTGAGTTTGATATCCCTGAGGGTAAGTATTTCTTTTTAGGTGATAATCGGCCTGCTTCCAATGATGCTAGACTTTGGAAAAACCCTTATATTGATGGTTCTGATATAAAAGGAAAATTCAAATTTATTTTCTATCCATTTGAAGATTTTGGATTTGCAAAATAA
- a CDS encoding aspartyl-phosphate phosphatase Spo0E family protein → MLKEMNNKILKLRQALQELITKKNNLLDPKVIVASQELDEALNEYNKLLKELNK, encoded by the coding sequence ATGCTTAAAGAAATGAATAACAAGATTTTAAAGTTAAGACAAGCATTGCAAGAACTAATCACTAAAAAAAACAATTTACTAGATCCAAAAGTTATTGTAGCTAGTCAAGAGCTTGATGAAGCCCTAAATGAGTATAACAAATTACTCAAAGAGCTAAACAAGTAG
- a CDS encoding GNAT family N-acetyltransferase, with protein sequence MEFKKSTEEDISNIMRIINEAQTYFKEQKINQWQNDYPNIETIKEDIKNDYSYVFLMDKQIVATVALSFDGEKTYDIIYDGKWISNNKYAVIHRMAVNNSHKGNGIASKIFKNTEIICLEKGVHSIKIDTHVENKAMQNLLKKNNFHYCGTIYLEDNSKRIAFEKII encoded by the coding sequence ATGGAATTTAAAAAATCAACAGAAGAAGATATAAGTAATATAATGAGAATTATTAATGAGGCACAAACATATTTTAAAGAACAAAAAATAAATCAATGGCAAAATGATTATCCTAATATAGAGACGATAAAAGAAGACATTAAAAATGATTATTCATATGTATTTTTAATGGATAAACAAATTGTTGCAACAGTAGCACTTTCTTTCGATGGAGAAAAAACATATGATATAATTTATGATGGTAAATGGATAAGCAATAATAAATATGCAGTCATTCATAGAATGGCTGTAAATAACAGTCATAAAGGCAATGGAATAGCCTCTAAGATTTTTAAAAATACAGAAATAATTTGTTTAGAAAAAGGTGTACATAGTATAAAAATAGATACACATGTAGAAAATAAGGCTATGCAAAATTTACTTAAAAAAAATAATTTTCACTATTGCGGTACAATATATTTAGAAGATAACAGTAAAAGAATAGCTTTTGAAAAAATAATATAG